The genomic interval AGCACAAATTTTTATGGGTGACAGTGGAAGCCTTAGTATTGGCGCATTTATTGGCTATATGGCGATTATTTCTAAAAACGAAATTTTATTGATTTTTATTGGTTTTGTTTTTGTACTCGAAACAGCTTCGGTTATTTTACAGGTAGGAAGTTTTAAAACACGCAAAAAACGTATCTTCCTTATGGCGCCGATCCATCACCACTTTGAGGTGAAAGGTTGGCCAGAAAATAAGATTATCGTGAGATTTTGGATTATCGCTCTCATGTCAAATCTTTTAGCACTTACGGCATTGAAAATCAGATGATAACACTATTCGGACACGGAAAAACAACCAAAGCTATTGCAAAACGCTTTGCGGGGCAATGTCAAATTTTTGACGACAACTTTACATGTAAAGCAACAGACGCGTTTGGTAACCTCTTGTTACCTCCTTCAGAATTCGATCCTAACGCGAGTAGCGTTGAGATCCCAAGCCCTGGTTTCCCAGCGCATCACCCCTTAATCCAAAAAGCACTTCACGTTACCAGTGAATACGATTTTTTTAAAGAGTCAATGCCTTTTAGTATTTGGATCAGTGGAACGAACGGTAAAACAACCACAACGCAAATGTGCGAGTTTCTCTTGCAAAAACAAGGTGCACAGGCAGGTGGTAATATCGGTACACCCCTAGCAGAACTCAGCGCCAATGCTCCCATTTGGATTTTAGAAACCAGTTCTTTTACGTTTCACTACACGAAAGTCACCGCTCCTGACATCTATCTTCTGCTTCCTATCAAACCAGACCATTTAACATGGCATGGAAGTATGGAAGCGTACATTGAGGCAAAACTTTCACCGCTTGCTCGTATGCGCGAAGGCAGTGTCGCGATCCTTCCTAAAGCCTATGCAAACGTTAAAACACTGGCACACGTCATTGCGTATAACACAGAAGAAGATTTGGCAGCACAGATGGGTATAGATATTGCAAAAATAAACTTTAGAACACCATTTTTACTCGATGCAGTCCTCGCGACATGCGCACAAAAAATTCTTCTAGACACCGTCGATTATGAACTTCTGAATACGTTTAAAATTGATCATTACAAAATTGAAGAGTTTTACGATAAACAAGGACGCCTTTGGGTTGATGACTCCAAAGGAACCAATGTTGATGCCACGATAGAAGCGCTCAAACGCTATAAAAATGACGAAATCCTCATTGTCCTAGGTGGCGATGACAAAGGCGTTGATTTGCAAGAGTTATTTGATTTCATGAAGCCTTTACATGTAACCATTTTTGCTATTGGTACAAACACAGAAAGACTGGCCTCTTTTGCCGAAAAAGAAGGTATACAACTTCACAAATGCTTTGTTATTGAAGAAGCCATGAAACAAATTCATGCCGTTCATACTATCAAAACGGTAGCCCTACTTTCTCCTGCAGCTGCTAGTTTAGATCAATTCAAATCCTACGCACACAGAGGCGATCGTTTTAAAGAGTTGGCACTCGCTTAGGCATAAGCTAGTATTAAAGTTTTTAAGCTATAATTTCAACTCTTCAAAGCGTGGCTGGATAGCTCAGTCGGTAGAGCAGGAGACTGAAAATCTCCGTGTCGGCGGTTCGATTCCGTCTCCAGCCACCACCTAACTTCATTTCTTACAATCCAAAATCATCTTTTAAGTCCACAAAAGTCCTAGACAAAGGGATTCTCATTGTATCTTACGTCTCTTTAAGTCCACCAATATCTCTCTTAGTCCAAAAATATTTACAGTAATTTATACAGTAAACCTAGTTCTTTATTTTCTAACGATCCCAGTCAGTTAGTAACTTCCCTTTCTTCCTAAGACGACTAAAATAGTTTTAATGAGTATCTGTAAATCAAGCTCTACCGACCAATTGCGCACATACCAGACATCAAGTTGAACTCTTTCATTATATTCGACATCATTGCGCCCACTAACCTGCCATAAGCCGGTAATCCCTGGTGTTACAGCTATAAAATACTCAAAATATTCTCCATATTTTTGTATTTCTGCTTCTGTGATAGGTCTTGGCCCTACCAAAGACATCTCGCCCTTTAAAACATTCCATAGTTGTGGTAGTTCATCCAAAGATGTTTTTCGCAGAAACTGACCAATCCTTGTTATACGTGGATCATTTTTAAGTTTAAAGTCTTTTTCCCACTCCTCTTTACTCTCATCACACGATTCTAATAATAATTCTAAACGTTCATCCGCATCAAGATACATGGTTCTAAATTTAAAGACTTTAAATTTTCGTCCACCAAAGCCTATGCGTTCGTGTGAAAAGATAGGATGCCCTTTAGTTGCAGTATAAACTAAACTATAAAGCCAAATAAGAAAAGGAGATAAAAGAATAAGTCCTATTGAAGCTACACAGATATCAAATCCTCGCTTAATGATTTGATCCAGCGGGCTCAAAAGATTATTTTTAATATAAAATGCCATACCCTTATGATGAATAGAACTAATAAGCTCTCCATTGATAATAGATATTTTAGACATTTTTGGAAGGACAATCACTTTTCGAACACGACGTTGAATGTGATTGACTAAACTATTTAAATCAAAAATCGTATTGCTCTCTAAATCGATGACCACAGAATCGTAATTACTATTTTCGATTATTCGATCTATCTCTCTATTAACACTTTCCAAAGGAAGTAAAGTAACATTAATGATCTCTTTAATATCATAACCAAAAGGATTGCCTATTGCAAACCATGATTGGATATTTTCTAATCCTTTATGATCACAAATAACAAGGATAGGTTGCCTAAAAAATTTGTATCTGAAAAAAACTTTTTTAAGATAATACGACCATAGTGCATTAAAATTATTAAGTAGATAAAAAATACATATAACCATTCTAGATGTTATATCATTAAGTTTTAAAATAGCTATGATAATTAAAATGATCGATAAAGCGAAAAAATTTGCTTTGAGGGATAAGGTAATAGCATTTACCGTTACCATACGATTTGTCATCAACCGCATGTAAAAATACCCTAGCATATAAATCACAATCATCCAGCTATAATTCAATATAGGATAATTCGAATCCATATCTAAAAAAATATCTGCAATGACAAATGAAAAATAGAGATTGGCTGTTAAAAAAACAAGACTTATTATAAATTTAAGTAAAAAATATCGCACTTATTTCTTTCTCCAAATTGTAAGTAAAGGAATATCGTAACTAAAAAAGCTTAAGAGGCTGATTTGAAAGCAAAATATTTTATCAAAGAAAAAAGAATAGAACGTGGTATATCTAAAGGAGAATTTTTTAATAAATACTTTAGCTCAGCAACGGCTTGTTTTATACCTGTTGATTCTGCTTTTGTATACTGGCTTACGACATCCAATATCCACTGATTTTCTTTGAAAAACTTTCCTATGGCACGATAGCGCCTCCAAATATCTTTATATGTAAAGGTATGCGAGTGATACACCTTGGCTTCTGCCACATAGGCTACTTTTTTACCATTCATGATGGCTCGTGCTGCGTACTCCATATCTTCATTGGTATTTAGCCCTTGTTTAAAACCGCCTACTTCTTTAAAATAACTCGCTCTGTACATCGCACAGCTATCGGAGCAAAAAAATGTTTTAATGCCAAGTTGTGTTAGATCCTTTCTGAATTTTATCCTAGATCGTGCAGGATAATTTGTCGTTCTTGCAAAAACTTCTATTGCATCTGCATCTTTGTAGGGAATCTGCCTTGCATAAGATACAACAACCTCTTCATCTTCAAATGCTTTTAAAAGTTCTGCTATAAGATGTTCATCATAAGGCATTGCATCTTGTGTCATAAAAAGATAAAAATCTGCTTCATATTTTAATGAGAGATTACGAGTGTTGGCATGGTTGAAAGTTGTTTTATCTATCTTTACAACTTCAAAATTACCATGAGGTATAGTATAACCTGAGTTGATTAACAGCGTGGAAGACTTCACTTTTTGTACATGTAAAGCAGTAATAGTCTTATTAAAAAAAGAACTTTGAGGGTCGAGAATGGGAATGATCGTTTGAATTTTCATGTATTGACCAACAACCCAATATTGCGGATAAAGCCATTTTTCCATAGCTTATATTTGATGATGACTTGTATCTTTTTAAACTTGCTAAAACTATTAAAATCCTTCAGTACTAAAAGCATTCCTTTTGAGTTATCGTCAAGCTTATCTTCATACATGGAAAGGAACATTTCTGCTTGTATCAGATATCTATCTAAACGCGGTCTCTCTCTAAACTTTTTGATAAAATAACCCCATCCATAGTTTTTAGCTCCCGTGTCATTGGTGCCATGTTGCCTATAAAGCATCAAAGGTTCATCGATATAGCCTATCTTCCCAAATGCTGATGCAACCATCGCCATCCACCAGTCATGCATAATGGCTTCATGAGGAATCGTTTTCACTTTTTCTGCCAATGCTCTATTTATCATTACAGTGCATCCTGTCACGATATTATGAAGCAAAAGATAGTTGAGCTGATCTCTTTTTGGATCTATATGTTGATAGCTCCAAAAAGAAGAGGCTAGCACATTTAACTTTTTATCAACAACACGAATATCGCTATGAACCAAAAGAGGAAATGATGAATAACTTTTTTCAAACTCTTTCATTTTGAGATATGTTTTTTCAATTTTATCTGGTAACCATATATCATCTTGGTCAGCAAACATGATGTATTCATACTGTTCGTGCGATTGCAATGCTACGTTTACAAGTGTTGAAAAACTTTTTTTTACACCAAGATTTTGCCTATCTTTTAAAATAGATACTTTATTTATCTTATCTGAAAACTTTTGAAGTATAACAAGTGTATCATCGCTAGAAGCATCATCTCGAACTATCAATTCCCAGTTCTGATATGTTTGTTTTTCTAGTGAAGTTAAAAAATCTTCAAGATATAGCGTTCCATTATAAGTCGAAAGTAAAATGACCAACTTCATCGAAAAGGTTTATACGCTTTTTTTTGAGCTAATTCTAGCATTTCCCTATCCCCACGACTGTCACCATAAGCATAAATATATTCATATTCTTCAAGATTGTATTGTGACTTTATGCGATTGACCTTTTCAATGCCATAGCAGTTTTTTGTGAGCAACCTACCTGTTATGATGCCATCTAGCACTTCTAATCTTGTTCCAATGAGTTCTAAGCCATTTTTCTCACACCAAGGATGCAGCCAGCATTCCAGTGATGCGGAAACCACAACCACTTTATGTCCATTGGTATGGTGCCATTGGATTTGTTTCATAGCATCTTCTCTCACAATGCTATCTATGTGTTCTAATGAATATTTTTTAGCAACTTCGATAAAAGACTTTTCACTCATCCCTTTAAAAAAGTATGAAAGCATCATTTGTTTAGCTTTATAATTTGGAATGACTTTTAGTTTGTACAAAAAAAGTACAGGAGAAAGCACTGTCAACCCCTGTATAAATTTAAAATTTCCCACAACAAATCGAATAAACTTTAATAAGCTATCATCTGTTGTAATGGTTCCATCAAAATCAAAAAAGGCTATCTTCATGGGGTTAAATACTCATTTTTTTAAATATAAATTCTGGAATATGTTTGATAACAAGCATAATAAGCTTCCAAATGCATTTGGTATAGAGTACATCTTTACCTTTTTGTTGTGCCCTAAAGATATCGTGAGCCACATCTTCTGGCTCTGCTGTTAACTTTGCGGGCAAATCAAGTCCTTCTGTCATCTTAGTATTGACAAATCCTGGCTTAACAGTCAATACTTGCACACCGCTTACATGTAATCGATTGCGAAGACCACTTAGATACGCACTAAAGCCCGCCTTGGCACTCCCATAAATATAGTTTGCTTTTCTTCCACGGTCTCCTGCAACTGAACTAATACCTACGATAAATCCACTTTTTTGCTTTTCAAAGTCATTGGCTATGACATTAAGTAAACTGACACATCCTGTAAAGTTTACATGTAAGGTATTAAGAGAATCTACTAAGCTATTTTCTGCTACTTTTTGATCAACCATATAGCCAGCTACAACGATGACGCCTAAAGGTTTAGGCTCAAGAGCATCATAAAAAGCTTGATGCGAGTCAAATGCAACTATGTCAAATTCTTTCAATTCTACTTGACGATTGCTGCGTATCTCGATATCTTTTTTAAACCCTTCAAGTTCTGAAACATTTCTAGCTGCTAGATAAAGGTCATACCCATTTTTTGCATACTCGCGTGCGACTGCTTTTGCAATGTCACTTTTTGCCCCGATAATCAATACATAACTCATATGCCTACCCTCTTACTTTGTAACGAATGAAACTTTTTATCCATGCCATTTTCTTTTCGAAATGCTCTAAATTTTTCTATCATCGGGTAACCTTTTTCAAATGTCTCTTTAGAAACTCTCACATCTTTTGTTAGGTAGATTCTACCACCAAACCTCAAAACAATTTGATCAAGTTTATCCAGTAGCTCAAACAATCCTTTCTCGATCTTAAAGTCAAGCGCTAAGCTATACCCTTCCATAGGAAAGGAAAGATAGTTGGCATTGGCTTTACCGTAAAGCTTTAACACAGCCAAGAAAGAGCCTTTCCCACTCTCCGCGATGGCTCCTAAAATCTCCTTAAGCCCCTCATAACTAACCTCTTTTGGTAAGATAAATTGGTACTGAGTAAATCCACCTTTACCATAGATGCGATTCCAGTTATTTATAGCATCTAGTGGATAAAAGAAGGTATCGATATCTACTTTTTGATGAGACTCTCCTAATGGAGATTTTTTATAGTAAAGCCAGTTAAACGCTTTAACACTTAAATTGTTAAGCGCAAAAGAAGGGAACATGAACGGAATATTAAGCTTTTTTTTCTTTTGAAAATTTAGATCTCCATCATGAGCAAAATCTCCAACCATCAATAAACATTTACCTATATTGTCACCTTTGGCTAAACAATCAATCCATGCAACAGAATAGGGCATATGAGCATATTTTTCAAATGCATCAAACGTTTCTTTAAGATTCTTTGTTTTAATAGTTATTTGATCAATATTTTTAGAATTAATCTTTTTCAGAGAGACTTTGGCATCTAAAATGATACCTGTTAATCCCATACCTCCACAAGTGGCCAAAAAGAGCTCATCTCCTTTGTTACATGTAACGATTTCACCATTGGCTAACATAATTCGCATTTCTTGGACACATTCGCTAAAACACCCTTCAACATGGTGGTTTTTGCCATGTACGTCACTTGCAATTGCGCCACCAACCGTAATAAGCTTGGTACCTGGAGTGACTTTAAGAAACCATCCTTTAGGAACAAAAGCCTCCAATATCTCAGTAAGCAATACGCCGCTTTGACAATGCACTATTCCTTCGTTTTTATCGAAACCTAGAAAATAGTTATAAGGTTTACAATAAACAATATTTTCAGCCAAAGCACTATCACCATAGCTTCTACCATAACCAAAAGGAATCATTTGTTCTGTTTTTTCACAATAGTTTTGTAAACTCTTTTCATCTTTTAAACTAAAACTTTTATTTTTAATGAGAGGGTACATACCCCAACTTATTAGATTCATTTTAATCCTTAAACACAAATTTTTTATCTAAAAAATACTTTATCATATAACCAATACTCAAACCAAGAACAGCACCAAAATATTTTGCATTTTCATATTTAAACACAATATAAAATCCCATCTCAAATCCCCAAAATATAAAAGTTGTACAAACTCCCATAAGGGAATATAGAACAAACTTTTTACCATCATCTTTTTTATTTTTAGGTTTATGATAAAAAATATATCTTTTATCAAGAATATATTTAGAAAGAAGTCCAGCAAATGTACCAAGGAACATTGCGATATATAGTGATAAAAACCCGCTATATATTGCAAATGATATATATTGAAAAAATAAATTTATGATGGTTGAAAAAATTGCAAAAATAATATATTTTGAAGCTATCAATTGAAAATCTTAGCAATGAGATAAAAACTTGATAGCCATCCAACCAAAACTAATTGTAAAAAACGATCTTTCAAAACAAGTTTTGTTGGACTACCGCTATTATGTTCTACAAATGTGAGTTGCATGTAACGCAGTATCCCAATGACGACAAAAAAAGATGTCAGATATAAATTGTGTGTACCAAGCCTTGTGATTACTTCTGGCGAAACCGTGTACATAATGTAAGAGACCACTGTAACGCCAGCCATAAGCGTCATTGCGGCATTGACCATCTCGAGATTGTACCCATCAATATTTTTTCGTGTTTTTTTACCCTCAAGGGAGAGTAAACAATCATCCCTCCTTTTGGCTAACGCTAAAAATAAAGCCAAAACGAATGTGACTAAAACGATCCACATTGATGGAGTATTGTTTATCAGAGTAGCTCCTGCATAGACCCTCAAAACAAATCCAATAGAGATAATAGAAATATCTAAAATAGAAATATGCTTAAGCTTGAATGTATAGGCAATATTTAAAAGCATGTAGAGAATAACTATTGCTAAAAAAGATGGAGACAATACAAATCCACCATAAACGGCAATAAAAGAAAGAACAACCATTAAGCTAATAGCAGAGTGTTTTGACACAGCACCACTTGCAAGTGGTCTATTTTTTTTTGTTGGATGCACTTGATCTTCGAGAATGTCTTTATAGTCATTTAAAATATAAATGCTACTGGCCGCTAAACAAAATATTGTAAACCCTAAAGTGACATCCAAAAAACTTTCACTTTGAAAATTAAACGTAAAAAAAAGTGGCGCAAATAAAAAAATATTTTTTATCCATTGGTGAAGACGCATTAAAGACAATATGTTAGTCATTATTGTTTCCTACAAACATTTACATTAATATTTTCAAAAGCTTCGCTTGTACAAAAAAAATCATTATTTTTTTGAATTAATTTGATTAGGGACTGATGACTACTATGCGACTCTATAATAATATAATGGCCTGAATATTTAAGACATAAATTCATCAAGATTTATTTCCAAAAAAGTTAAAATATAGCAACATTATGGAGATAAAAATGAGCAGAAAAAAAGGTCAAAGTTACAGTGCAGAGCAAAAGACAAAAATAGTGTTAGAGCTCCTCAAAGAAGAAGAGACCATTGCACAAATAGCCACTAAATATAAAATAGCTTCACAATCTATCACAAAGTGGAAAAAGCAATTTTTGGAAAATGCTTCACTGGCATTTGAACCCACTCGTGCAGCGCAAGAGTTTAAAGATGAGATAAAATCTAAAGATGAAGAGATAGCTGAGCTTCAGAAACAACTGGGTAAATCCGTTGTTGAAAAGGAATGGCTAGCAAAAAAGCTAGAGAGCTCGGTCTCATTAAATAAGCGTAAAACACTTGTTGAGAACGAGCTCGAATTAAGTAAAACCCTGCAATGTAAACTTTTGCATATCAGTCGTGCCACTCATTATTATAAACCAGTGCCCATTAGTGAACAGAATTTAAAAATAATGCATACTATAGATGAGATAGCAACAGATAATTCAGAATACGGTTATCGCTATATTCATCAGCAATTGCTTGAAGATGGCTACAATATTGGAAAAGACAGAGTATTGAAGTATATGCAATTGATGGGCATACAAGCACTGTATCCAACCAAGAAGCGTCTTACAAGTATCAAAAACCCTGAGCATACCATCTTCCCATACTTACTTAAAGAGTATTGGAGTAGAACAGGTAAAACCAAACAGATATATGTTCCAGCGCCAAATGAAGTCTGGAGTGGAGACATCACTTATATTAGAACTAATGGTGGCTTTATGTATCTTGCTGCAGTGATTGATTGGCACACTAAAGCAATCCTAGCCTATAAAATTTCAAACTCAATGGATGCAACATTAGCCACTGATGTGCTTAAAACTGCACTATTAAAATATCCAAAGCCTAAAATATTCAATAGTGACCAAGGAAGCCAGTACACAAGTTATGAGCACACGCAAGTATTGAAACAAAATGATATTCAGATTTCAATGAATGGTAAAGGCAGATCAATTGATAATATTGTGATAGAGAGATTTTTTAGAACTCTTAAACATGGTAATATTTATATCAGTGACTATCAATCTATTAAGGAGTTAAAAGAAGGTGTAAAAAACTACATCCATAAATATAATTTTAAGAGATTTCATTCAGCGATTGGCTATCAAAAACCTATGAATCTGTATCTTGAATTTATAAAAAATGTAGGGTAAGGTAACAGTAAGAGGTGGAAATTAATTGAGCTGAAAAGTTGTCTTGATTTTTCAGGCCATTATAGACCATGCAATTTCACTTCAGATACAGCTCTTCTAATTAAATGAGGGTTTTTTTTGACAAATTTTATTATTTTTAATAAATTTACATTCATATTTTTTAGTGATGCTTTTCGTTGTTCTTTTTTCCCATGTTTTATATAGTGAATCAATGGATTAATATTTGCATCTTTTATATCTTGATGTGTTTCAAGATAAAAACTCGTGTCAAATTTATCAGATGGATTTCGTCCCTCTTTCCACCCATGTTCCAAATAGTGTAATATAGGATTAATATTTGCATCTTTTATATCTTTATATGTTTCAAGATAAAAATTCGTGTCAAAATATATACTATAGAGCCACTTGCAAATTCAAATCCAAGCAAGTAGCTAGTTTTTTACTATAGCTGTTTCTAACTTTTAAAAAATCATTTTACTCGTGTATTGAACGAAATTGTAACTTTTTATCTCAAATTCATCTAAAAATCATATTTTTACCTCGTGCTTTATGGTTTTATTGTTAAATTTACATAGTTTTTGTATTTTTTCTCATAGAATCAAGTTAGAAGTTTTAAACTTTGATGGATACAGACACATAGAATTCCAAATGCTAAAACTGAAGCCACTTTAGTAGCTTCTTGATAATAAATTGTATTACATCCGAAATCTTCTTTAAGGTATTTATTGACTCTCTCAACCATACTTCTTTGGTTGTAGTGATGGGTATCTGAACTTTGAGTAAGGTTTAGCATTTCAAATTTTTTTTGTTCTTCAAGTTTTAGTTCTATTTTTTCTTTTAACTCCGTAGAGTTTTTAGGATTGATATCAATGAGCGGTCTATGATTTAGCTTTTTGGAAAAATCTCTGATGTTATTGCTGTCGTATCCTGCATCTTGAAGATCGTAAAGATATGATACTCTTTGGCTTGTCTCATTCATAAGTGGCAGCGCCACGGAACTATCATGTATATTAGCCCCTGAATAAAAAGCAGTTATCGGAATATCTCCATCAACTGCAGATATATGAAGTTTGCCACCTATCCATACTTCACGATTACCTTTGGAGTTCTGTTTTACCCCTACGCCACACTTGGTTGATACCAAAGAAAGCATCTCCTTTGTTGTCGTCATAGTTCGTTGCTGTTGTAGGATTGTGGGCTTTTTTGAAAAAGGAGTTTCTCCTTTTTTAGGTCGTCCTCTTTTGTTCTTAGGTATTGGCTCTTTTTTGGCTTTTACAGGTTTAACTCTCAGTGGTATTTTTGTCGCATCGGTTGCATTATAAAAAAATATTGTATGCTCAAGATACTCTTTAACAAACCGCTCATGAGTCTTTGCGGCAATTTGAAGAACACTAAGTTCTTTAAAGACTCTACTAAATTTTGACTCACTTGGAATATTACTTTTGTATCTCCATCCACATAATATTCTAAGGGTTCTATCGTTCTTTAGCCTATCAATCAAATCTCTTGTTGTTTGAATATTGTAAACACTCTTTGCAATAAATGCTCGTGCAATCTCTTCCCTATCCTTTGGAGTGTTTGTAATAGATACAACAGTTAAATTTTTCTCAATCTCTGCAAAGTCTAATATCTTGATAAGCTTTTGCTCTTTATGTGATAACGCCTTTAATTGAAGATCCTCTTTGAGTATAGGAAATAAAGAGTTCTCTTGGTTTACAATTCTCAGCAACATTTTTGATAATCCAGAGGAAGCATTTTTAAAAGAAAAATTTGGTAATATACTCATTATAAAGCCTATTTGATTGGTGTTTTGGATCGTTTTTGTGGTAAAAAATTATACCATTTATACCATTTCAAAAGGCTTTTTAAAATTTAAATTAGCTTAAATTATGAGTTGTTTGTGGGAATCTGCAAGTGGCTCTATAAAACAAAATATTATAATCACTTAATAAAGCTGGTAATCTACCTTCATAGTACCCAAACTTTATATAATGTACAAGAGGATTTAAACCACGTTCTTTTACATCTAAATTATTATCTAAATAATAGTTTGTATCAAAATATTTAGAGGGGTTATATCCTTCTTTCCATCCAGACTTTAAATAATGTTTAACTGGATCAATATCTTTCTTTCTAACATCTTCATATGTTGTGAGATAATATCTTTCATCAAATAAACCCGATTTTTTAATAGTTTTATAGTAACTTCGAAATATCATAATTGCCCTTTTATGATGCGTTTAAGATTTCTTAATGGTCTTGTCATCTTCCAACTTTTAGAAGTATAAACATCTATTAGTTCTTGATTTAAGGTTTGAATGTTTGCTTCTTTGGTTGAAAGTTCTTCATTTAGACTT from Sulfurospirillum multivorans DSM 12446 carries:
- the murD gene encoding UDP-N-acetylmuramoyl-L-alanine--D-glutamate ligase → MITLFGHGKTTKAIAKRFAGQCQIFDDNFTCKATDAFGNLLLPPSEFDPNASSVEIPSPGFPAHHPLIQKALHVTSEYDFFKESMPFSIWISGTNGKTTTTQMCEFLLQKQGAQAGGNIGTPLAELSANAPIWILETSSFTFHYTKVTAPDIYLLLPIKPDHLTWHGSMEAYIEAKLSPLARMREGSVAILPKAYANVKTLAHVIAYNTEEDLAAQMGIDIAKINFRTPFLLDAVLATCAQKILLDTVDYELLNTFKIDHYKIEEFYDKQGRLWVDDSKGTNVDATIEALKRYKNDEILIVLGGDDKGVDLQELFDFMKPLHVTIFAIGTNTERLASFAEKEGIQLHKCFVIEEAMKQIHAVHTIKTVALLSPAAASLDQFKSYAHRGDRFKELALA
- a CDS encoding exopolysaccharide biosynthesis polyprenyl glycosylphosphotransferase, giving the protein MRYFLLKFIISLVFLTANLYFSFVIADIFLDMDSNYPILNYSWMIVIYMLGYFYMRLMTNRMVTVNAITLSLKANFFALSIILIIIAILKLNDITSRMVICIFYLLNNFNALWSYYLKKVFFRYKFFRQPILVICDHKGLENIQSWFAIGNPFGYDIKEIINVTLLPLESVNREIDRIIENSNYDSVVIDLESNTIFDLNSLVNHIQRRVRKVIVLPKMSKISIINGELISSIHHKGMAFYIKNNLLSPLDQIIKRGFDICVASIGLILLSPFLIWLYSLVYTATKGHPIFSHERIGFGGRKFKVFKFRTMYLDADERLELLLESCDESKEEWEKDFKLKNDPRITRIGQFLRKTSLDELPQLWNVLKGEMSLVGPRPITEAEIQKYGEYFEYFIAVTPGITGLWQVSGRNDVEYNERVQLDVWYVRNWSVELDLQILIKTILVVLGRKGSY
- a CDS encoding glycosyltransferase family 2 protein is translated as MKIQTIIPILDPQSSFFNKTITALHVQKVKSSTLLINSGYTIPHGNFEVVKIDKTTFNHANTRNLSLKYEADFYLFMTQDAMPYDEHLIAELLKAFEDEEVVVSYARQIPYKDADAIEVFARTTNYPARSRIKFRKDLTQLGIKTFFCSDSCAMYRASYFKEVGGFKQGLNTNEDMEYAARAIMNGKKVAYVAEAKVYHSHTFTYKDIWRRYRAIGKFFKENQWILDVVSQYTKAESTGIKQAVAELKYLLKNSPLDIPRSILFSLIKYFAFKSAS
- a CDS encoding glycosyltransferase family 2 protein, producing MKLVILLSTYNGTLYLEDFLTSLEKQTYQNWELIVRDDASSDDTLVILQKFSDKINKVSILKDRQNLGVKKSFSTLVNVALQSHEQYEYIMFADQDDIWLPDKIEKTYLKMKEFEKSYSSFPLLVHSDIRVVDKKLNVLASSFWSYQHIDPKRDQLNYLLLHNIVTGCTVMINRALAEKVKTIPHEAIMHDWWMAMVASAFGKIGYIDEPLMLYRQHGTNDTGAKNYGWGYFIKKFRERPRLDRYLIQAEMFLSMYEDKLDDNSKGMLLVLKDFNSFSKFKKIQVIIKYKLWKNGFIRNIGLLVNT
- a CDS encoding HAD-IB family hydrolase, with amino-acid sequence MKIAFFDFDGTITTDDSLLKFIRFVVGNFKFIQGLTVLSPVLFLYKLKVIPNYKAKQMMLSYFFKGMSEKSFIEVAKKYSLEHIDSIVREDAMKQIQWHHTNGHKVVVVSASLECWLHPWCEKNGLELIGTRLEVLDGIITGRLLTKNCYGIEKVNRIKSQYNLEEYEYIYAYGDSRGDREMLELAQKKAYKPFR
- a CDS encoding SDR family oxidoreductase, encoding MSYVLIIGAKSDIAKAVAREYAKNGYDLYLAARNVSELEGFKKDIEIRSNRQVELKEFDIVAFDSHQAFYDALEPKPLGVIVVAGYMVDQKVAENSLVDSLNTLHVNFTGCVSLLNVIANDFEKQKSGFIVGISSVAGDRGRKANYIYGSAKAGFSAYLSGLRNRLHVSGVQVLTVKPGFVNTKMTEGLDLPAKLTAEPEDVAHDIFRAQQKGKDVLYTKCIWKLIMLVIKHIPEFIFKKMSI
- a CDS encoding FAD-binding oxidoreductase, encoding MNLISWGMYPLIKNKSFSLKDEKSLQNYCEKTEQMIPFGYGRSYGDSALAENIVYCKPYNYFLGFDKNEGIVHCQSGVLLTEILEAFVPKGWFLKVTPGTKLITVGGAIASDVHGKNHHVEGCFSECVQEMRIMLANGEIVTCNKGDELFLATCGGMGLTGIILDAKVSLKKINSKNIDQITIKTKNLKETFDAFEKYAHMPYSVAWIDCLAKGDNIGKCLLMVGDFAHDGDLNFQKKKKLNIPFMFPSFALNNLSVKAFNWLYYKKSPLGESHQKVDIDTFFYPLDAINNWNRIYGKGGFTQYQFILPKEVSYEGLKEILGAIAESGKGSFLAVLKLYGKANANYLSFPMEGYSLALDFKIEKGLFELLDKLDQIVLRFGGRIYLTKDVRVSKETFEKGYPMIEKFRAFRKENGMDKKFHSLQSKRVGI
- a CDS encoding GtrA family protein, translating into MIASKYIIFAIFSTIINLFFQYISFAIYSGFLSLYIAMFLGTFAGLLSKYILDKRYIFYHKPKNKKDDGKKFVLYSLMGVCTTFIFWGFEMGFYIVFKYENAKYFGAVLGLSIGYMIKYFLDKKFVFKD
- a CDS encoding decaprenyl-phosphate phosphoribosyltransferase, translated to MTNILSLMRLHQWIKNIFLFAPLFFTFNFQSESFLDVTLGFTIFCLAASSIYILNDYKDILEDQVHPTKKNRPLASGAVSKHSAISLMVVLSFIAVYGGFVLSPSFLAIVILYMLLNIAYTFKLKHISILDISIISIGFVLRVYAGATLINNTPSMWIVLVTFVLALFLALAKRRDDCLLSLEGKKTRKNIDGYNLEMVNAAMTLMAGVTVVSYIMYTVSPEVITRLGTHNLYLTSFFVVIGILRYMQLTFVEHNSGSPTKLVLKDRFLQLVLVGWLSSFYLIAKIFN